One Thermodesulfobacteriota bacterium DNA segment encodes these proteins:
- a CDS encoding GDP-L-fucose synthase, translating to MALDLSSKKILLTGGSGFLGTFVAGELEARGVRKSNIRIPRSRDLDLRKWENCRKAVDGTDVVIHLAAKVGGIGFNLKYPGELFYDNAIMGIQLMEAARQAGVEKFVCVGTVCAYPKFTPVPFKEENLWDGYPEETNAPYGVAKKALLVQAESYRKQYGFNAIYLVPVNLYGPGDHFDPEDAHVIPALILKFFDAKEKGLEKVTAWGTGNPSREFLFVKDAARGIVTAAERYEKSAPVNIGSGEEIRIGELVYMIKELVGYEGEVEWDASRPDGQPRRKLDVTKAKEEFGFESEISLAEGLVETIEWYRTHMLRR from the coding sequence ATGGCTCTCGACCTAAGCTCGAAAAAAATTCTGCTTACCGGAGGCAGCGGGTTCCTCGGCACTTTCGTTGCGGGGGAGCTTGAGGCGAGGGGTGTCAGGAAAAGCAATATAAGAATCCCGCGGAGCAGGGACCTCGATCTCAGGAAGTGGGAGAACTGCCGGAAGGCTGTAGACGGCACCGACGTCGTCATACACCTGGCGGCGAAGGTAGGGGGTATCGGATTCAACCTCAAATACCCGGGCGAGCTCTTTTACGATAACGCCATAATGGGGATACAGCTTATGGAAGCCGCCAGGCAGGCTGGAGTGGAGAAATTCGTCTGCGTCGGGACCGTATGCGCGTATCCGAAGTTCACGCCCGTCCCTTTTAAAGAGGAGAATTTGTGGGACGGGTACCCCGAAGAGACGAACGCCCCTTACGGCGTCGCCAAGAAAGCCCTCCTCGTCCAGGCGGAGTCCTACAGGAAACAGTACGGTTTCAACGCCATATACCTCGTCCCCGTGAACCTCTACGGCCCGGGCGACCATTTCGATCCCGAGGACGCCCACGTCATTCCTGCCCTCATACTCAAGTTCTTCGACGCGAAGGAAAAGGGCCTGGAAAAGGTCACGGCGTGGGGCACGGGTAACCCGTCGAGGGAGTTCCTCTTCGTGAAGGACGCCGCGAGAGGCATAGTCACGGCAGCGGAGAGGTATGAAAAGAGCGCTCCCGTGAACATAGGCTCCGGGGAGGAGATCAGGATAGGGGAGCTCGTCTATATGATAAAGGAGCTCGTCGGTTACGAAGGCGAGGTCGAATGGGACGCCTCGCGCCCCGACGGGCAGCCGAGGCGTAAGCTCGACGTCACGAAAGCGAAGGAAGAGTTCGGCTTCGAATCCGAAATATCGCTTGCGGAAGGGCTCGTCGAAACGATCGAGTGGTACAGGACCCATATGCTCAGGCGTTAG